The Psychroflexus sp. ALD_RP9 region ACATTTTTGGTTCTAATGAATCTGCTAACATTATGTACGCAAAAAAAGGTCTAGATTTAACAGATGAAATTTTAAAAGAGTTAAATAAAAAAGATTCCTTGGCTCAAGAAAAATAGTAAGATTCAATAAATAATTTAAAAACTAGCTTCGGCTAGTTTTTTTTATGTAAAAATCTAGTAAGTTGAAACGATAAATCTGTGAAAATCATCTTAGCATTGCCGTTTCGTTCAATATGATAAATAGCCTGAGAAATCGCTTCAAAAATAGGTTTTATATTGGCACCTGTGATGAACGTAGAAAAGGCGTCAAACTTAAATTTTCTATCATTTGGCTGAAGAAAAACTAAGTCGTTTGCATTATAATTCTTCAATAATGCTTGTCTAAAAAATTGTAAACAATACTCTAAAAAACGCTTTTGTAATTCTCTATTCTCTTTCGCAATCGCTTCAGACCAATTAATTAAATCATCTACAACAGATTTATTTCCTTTAGCTCTAAAGGCAGAACGAACCCAAGATATAAACCAATCTTCAAATTGTAATTCGTCTTCATTATGATAAGCAAGGTGTAAAGCTCTAACAAAATCTCCATCAGCTTGATGTGCAATAGACTTAGCTATTTGAGAGTCAATAGAACGGCTAATCAGAGCATCAGCGATAACAGATTCACTTAGTGGAGGAAAATTGAGCAATTGACAACGCGATTTAATCGTATCAATAATTTGATCAGCGTTTGAAGTTGTAAGTATAAAAAAAGTATCTTTTGGTGGCTCTTCAATTAACTTCAGTAATTTGTTTGAAGTTTCACGATTCATTAAATCTGCACACCAAATGATCATCACTTTTACACCACCTGAAAATGATTTCAAACTTAAAGTCTTTAAAATTTCTTGAGCTTGAGTAACTTTAATCAAGCCTTGTTTTTTTTCAATACCAATATGCTGATACCAATCAAATAAATTTTGATAAGGTGATTTTCTAATAAAACTTCGCCAATCTTCAAGAAATTCTTGACTTGTGGGTTTTTTACTTGAACTCTCTGTAACATTCACAGGATAAACAAAATGCACATCGGGATGTTCAAGAATAGAAGTATAAGTCTTTGCGCTTGATGAACTCACTAAATGCTCAGCAAATGCTAAAGCAAGTGGCAAAACACCATAACCATGCTCACCAATAAATAGTTGGGCATGAGCAACACGCTGATTTTCGACAGTGGTTTTTAAGTGATTTTTAAGGTGCTCAAGCCCAAGTACATCATTATAATTCATACGGCTAAAATATCAAAATAAAAACCGAAAATGAAGCTCAACTAAAAAAAATAGAATAATTACTTACCTTTGAATTTTACTAAATGAAATCATCATGAAAACAACAGAAGACTTTAATTTTAAAGACAAAAAAACCATCATAAGAGTTGATTTTAACGTGCCACTTAACACCGAATTTGAAGTCACCGATGATAGCAGAATTGTAGCTGCTAAACCAACAATTATTAAAGTATTAGAAGATGGCGGATCGGCTATTTTAATGTCTCATTTAGGCAGGCCAAAAGGCAAAGAAGATAAATTTTCTCTGAGACACATTGTTAAAAAAGTAACAGAAGTTATTGGCGTTAGCGTAAAGTTTGTAAATGATTGTGTTGGTGAAGAGGCAGAAGAAGCAGTTAAAAATTTAAAAAATGGAGAAATTCTTTTACTTGAAAATCTAAGATTTCACGAAGAGGAAAAATCTGGAAATGAGGCCTTTGCTAAAAAACTGTCTACTTATGCAGATGTTTACATCAATGATGCATTTGGTACTGCACATCGAGCTCACGCATCAACAACGGTTATCGCTCAATTTTTTGAAGATAAAATAGTAGGTAAACTACTTCAAAAAGAAATAGAAAGCCTAGATAAAGTTCTACATTCAAAAGAAAAACCGGTTACAGCAGTAATTGGTGGTGCAAAAGTATCATCTAAAATTACAGTAATTGAAAATATATTACCAAGAGTAGATCATTTAATTATCGGTGGTGGTATGAGTTTTACATTCATAAAAGCAAAAGGCGGAAAAATAGGCAATTCATTAGTTGAAGATGATAAACAAGAATTAGCTTTAGAAATATTAAAAAAAGCCGAAGCACAAAATGTACAAGTTCATTTACCAGTTGATGTTATTTCAGTAAAAGAGTTTGATAACAATGCCGAACAAATAACAGAACCAATCGATCAAATAACTGATGACAGAATGGGATTAGACGCAGGGCCGAAATCACAAAGTATCTTTGCTGAAGTCATTAAAGGATCAAAAATTATTTTATGGAACGGACCTTTAGGTGTTTTTGAAATGGAAAATTTTGCTAAAGGAACTATAGCTTTAGGTGAAGCCATTGGAGAAGCAACTAAAAACGGTGCATTCTCACTTGTAGGTGGTGGCGATAGTGTTGCAGCTGCAAAACAGTTTGGACTAGCTGAACAAATGAGCTATGTTTCTACTGGTGGTGGTGCCATGCTAGAAATGTTAGAAGGAAAATCCTTACCTGGTATTAAAGCTTTACAGTAAAATTCATATAGTTTTTAAGCATTAAAAAAGCCCTAAACCAAAAGTTTAGGGCTTTTTAATTATATCAATGAAAAGGTTATTTCAGTTTTTTAATCCCTAAAAAAGCGCCCACTGCAATGGCTAGTGGTATTAAAAAATGAATCGGTGCCGCAGGTGTGTCACTCACCGTGTCTTCAAATCCAATGGCATCTTCTAATGCTTGTGCATTTAACTGTACGGCCACTAAAACCATCATCATTAATAATGCATATTTATAAGTATGTCTCATGTTGTTTTGTTTTAATGTTTTGAATTACTGCTTGATGATTTTCTTGCTCACTTTCCCTTTTGTAGTTTCTAGCTCTACCACATAAACACCTGAAGCTAATTGACTCACATCAACTTGAGATTGGGTGGTTGTTAGCACCTGTTGACCCAAGGTATTGAAAACTTGAACTGAATTGATCTCAACTGAAGCTGGTAATTCAATTTGTAACTGATGAACCACTGGATTAGGATACAAGCGAACTTGTCCGGCATCAAAACTTTGGTTATTTAAAGGCACTTCTTCAAAACTTAAATGAAAACGGTTTTGATCGATACTCTCTGGCACATTAGCATCAACTGTAAAGTCATAAGTTGTGCTCTCTGTTAATTCGGTTTGTGTATTTAAATAGCTATCATTTAAGTAAACCTTAAGCGTTTCAGGCTGATTCCCTAAATTGAAAGTTAGGCTGTAAGCCGTATCTTCATAGTTCATCATCAATAAATCAACTTGATGGCCATCAGTTGG contains the following coding sequences:
- a CDS encoding phosphoglycerate kinase, translating into MKTTEDFNFKDKKTIIRVDFNVPLNTEFEVTDDSRIVAAKPTIIKVLEDGGSAILMSHLGRPKGKEDKFSLRHIVKKVTEVIGVSVKFVNDCVGEEAEEAVKNLKNGEILLLENLRFHEEEKSGNEAFAKKLSTYADVYINDAFGTAHRAHASTTVIAQFFEDKIVGKLLQKEIESLDKVLHSKEKPVTAVIGGAKVSSKITVIENILPRVDHLIIGGGMSFTFIKAKGGKIGNSLVEDDKQELALEILKKAEAQNVQVHLPVDVISVKEFDNNAEQITEPIDQITDDRMGLDAGPKSQSIFAEVIKGSKIILWNGPLGVFEMENFAKGTIALGEAIGEATKNGAFSLVGGGDSVAAAKQFGLAEQMSYVSTGGGAMLEMLEGKSLPGIKALQ
- a CDS encoding ATP-binding protein translates to MNYNDVLGLEHLKNHLKTTVENQRVAHAQLFIGEHGYGVLPLALAFAEHLVSSSSAKTYTSILEHPDVHFVYPVNVTESSSKKPTSQEFLEDWRSFIRKSPYQNLFDWYQHIGIEKKQGLIKVTQAQEILKTLSLKSFSGGVKVMIIWCADLMNRETSNKLLKLIEEPPKDTFFILTTSNADQIIDTIKSRCQLLNFPPLSESVIADALISRSIDSQIAKSIAHQADGDFVRALHLAYHNEDELQFEDWFISWVRSAFRAKGNKSVVDDLINWSEAIAKENRELQKRFLEYCLQFFRQALLKNYNANDLVFLQPNDRKFKFDAFSTFITGANIKPIFEAISQAIYHIERNGNAKMIFTDLSFQLTRFLHKKN